From Brachyhypopomus gauderio isolate BG-103 unplaced genomic scaffold, BGAUD_0.2 sc83, whole genome shotgun sequence, a single genomic window includes:
- the LOC143493263 gene encoding 14-3-3 protein beta/alpha-B-like isoform X1, whose product MRNINVLNSLKMDKNDLVEKAKLAEQAERYDDMANAMKVVTEGGVELSNEERNLLSVAYKNVVGARRSSWRVISSIEQKTEGIESKQQMAREYRTKIEEELKEICGDVLSLLDTVLIPNSTQPESKVFYLKMKGDYHRYLSEVASAEEKPKTVENSETAYKDAFDISKKEMQPTHPIRLGLALNFSVFFYEILNNPDKACNLAKTAFDEAIAELDTLNEDSYKDSTLIMQLLRDNLTLWTSETQTEDVGVVEN is encoded by the exons ATGCGGAACATAAATGTGTTAAATAG TCTGAAAATGGACAAGAACGACTTGGTGGAGAAAGCCAAGCTGGCTGAGCAGGCAGAGCGTTATGACGACATGGCCAACGCCATGAAGGTGGTGACCGAGGGTGGTGTGGAGCTGTCCAACGAGGAGCGCAACCTGCTCTCCGTGGCCTACAAGAACGTGGTTGGGGCACGGCGCTCCTCCTGGCGCGTCATCTCCAGCATCGAGCAGAAGACCGAGGGCATCGAGAGCAAACAGCAGATGGCCCGCGAGTATCGCACCAAGATTGAGGAAGAGCTGAAGGAGATCTGTGGTGATGTTCTG AGCCTACTGGATACAGTTCTCATTCCCAATTCCACTCAACCTGAGAGCAAGGTCTTTTACCTGAAAATGAAAGGCGATTATCATAGGTACCTGTCTGAAGTGGCGTCTGCAGAAGAAAAACCAA AAACAGTTGAAAACTCTGAGACGGCCTACAAAGATGCGTTTGATATCAGCAAGAAGGAAATGCAGCCCACACATCCCATCCGGCTTGGTCTGGCTCTGAACTTCTCTGTCTTCTTCTACGAGATCCTCAACAACCCTGATAAGGCCTGCAACCTTGCCAAGACG GCCTTTGATGAAGCCATTGCTGAGCTTGACACCCTAAACGAGGACTCCTACAAGGACAGCACATTGATCATGCAGCTACTAAGGGACAATCTCACC CTGTGGACGTCAGAAACCCAGACTGAAGACGTGGGTGTGGTAGAGAACTAG
- the LOC143493263 gene encoding 14-3-3 protein beta/alpha-B-like isoform X2, with translation MVSAVTSLKMDKNDLVEKAKLAEQAERYDDMANAMKVVTEGGVELSNEERNLLSVAYKNVVGARRSSWRVISSIEQKTEGIESKQQMAREYRTKIEEELKEICGDVLSLLDTVLIPNSTQPESKVFYLKMKGDYHRYLSEVASAEEKPKTVENSETAYKDAFDISKKEMQPTHPIRLGLALNFSVFFYEILNNPDKACNLAKTAFDEAIAELDTLNEDSYKDSTLIMQLLRDNLTLWTSETQTEDVGVVEN, from the exons ATGGTGTCTGCTGTCACCAG TCTGAAAATGGACAAGAACGACTTGGTGGAGAAAGCCAAGCTGGCTGAGCAGGCAGAGCGTTATGACGACATGGCCAACGCCATGAAGGTGGTGACCGAGGGTGGTGTGGAGCTGTCCAACGAGGAGCGCAACCTGCTCTCCGTGGCCTACAAGAACGTGGTTGGGGCACGGCGCTCCTCCTGGCGCGTCATCTCCAGCATCGAGCAGAAGACCGAGGGCATCGAGAGCAAACAGCAGATGGCCCGCGAGTATCGCACCAAGATTGAGGAAGAGCTGAAGGAGATCTGTGGTGATGTTCTG AGCCTACTGGATACAGTTCTCATTCCCAATTCCACTCAACCTGAGAGCAAGGTCTTTTACCTGAAAATGAAAGGCGATTATCATAGGTACCTGTCTGAAGTGGCGTCTGCAGAAGAAAAACCAA AAACAGTTGAAAACTCTGAGACGGCCTACAAAGATGCGTTTGATATCAGCAAGAAGGAAATGCAGCCCACACATCCCATCCGGCTTGGTCTGGCTCTGAACTTCTCTGTCTTCTTCTACGAGATCCTCAACAACCCTGATAAGGCCTGCAACCTTGCCAAGACG GCCTTTGATGAAGCCATTGCTGAGCTTGACACCCTAAACGAGGACTCCTACAAGGACAGCACATTGATCATGCAGCTACTAAGGGACAATCTCACC CTGTGGACGTCAGAAACCCAGACTGAAGACGTGGGTGTGGTAGAGAACTAG
- the LOC143493263 gene encoding 14-3-3 protein beta/alpha-B-like isoform X3, protein MDKNDLVEKAKLAEQAERYDDMANAMKVVTEGGVELSNEERNLLSVAYKNVVGARRSSWRVISSIEQKTEGIESKQQMAREYRTKIEEELKEICGDVLSLLDTVLIPNSTQPESKVFYLKMKGDYHRYLSEVASAEEKPKTVENSETAYKDAFDISKKEMQPTHPIRLGLALNFSVFFYEILNNPDKACNLAKTAFDEAIAELDTLNEDSYKDSTLIMQLLRDNLTLWTSETQTEDVGVVEN, encoded by the exons ATGGACAAGAACGACTTGGTGGAGAAAGCCAAGCTGGCTGAGCAGGCAGAGCGTTATGACGACATGGCCAACGCCATGAAGGTGGTGACCGAGGGTGGTGTGGAGCTGTCCAACGAGGAGCGCAACCTGCTCTCCGTGGCCTACAAGAACGTGGTTGGGGCACGGCGCTCCTCCTGGCGCGTCATCTCCAGCATCGAGCAGAAGACCGAGGGCATCGAGAGCAAACAGCAGATGGCCCGCGAGTATCGCACCAAGATTGAGGAAGAGCTGAAGGAGATCTGTGGTGATGTTCTG AGCCTACTGGATACAGTTCTCATTCCCAATTCCACTCAACCTGAGAGCAAGGTCTTTTACCTGAAAATGAAAGGCGATTATCATAGGTACCTGTCTGAAGTGGCGTCTGCAGAAGAAAAACCAA AAACAGTTGAAAACTCTGAGACGGCCTACAAAGATGCGTTTGATATCAGCAAGAAGGAAATGCAGCCCACACATCCCATCCGGCTTGGTCTGGCTCTGAACTTCTCTGTCTTCTTCTACGAGATCCTCAACAACCCTGATAAGGCCTGCAACCTTGCCAAGACG GCCTTTGATGAAGCCATTGCTGAGCTTGACACCCTAAACGAGGACTCCTACAAGGACAGCACATTGATCATGCAGCTACTAAGGGACAATCTCACC CTGTGGACGTCAGAAACCCAGACTGAAGACGTGGGTGTGGTAGAGAACTAG